GCGCATGTCATTTGAGTAGAGAATACCGAGGTAGTCATCGAATCCATGTCGCGTGGGATAAAATTGTGGATCATGTCCCAAGTGCCATTTGCCTACACAGATCGTGGCATAGCCATTCTCTTTCAACAACTCGCTTAGCAAAAGCTCACTTTTGGCAATTCCGACTCCACTCCGAAACCGTCCTCCGTCAGGCGCCGGGTTAAACCAAACACCATGCCGCCAGGGATAACGGCCTGTTAGCAGCGTTGCCCGCGATGGCGCACAATAGGGAACAGGCACGTTGAACTGCGTTAAGCGTGCCCCTTCAGCCGCCATCTGATTCAGGTTGGGAGTTTTAAACCGCGGGTGACCATAACATTCCAGATCACCATATCCCAGGTCGTCCGCAAAAATAACAATGAAGTTCGGTTTTGACTTTGGTTCAGCACCAAGCAGAGCCTGTTGACAAAACACAATCAGGCATACGAAACTAAAGAATGTTCTTTGAACGCGTATCACAATGGTTTCCTGCCTGATTGGGAATCGAGGATATCAAGTTTAGAACTTCAAAATCAAATCAGCGGTTCATGCCATTTAACCGAGCGGAAATGGTTCCGGCTCCAGCATGAATGGGAAAACCCGAATTGGCTCACCCATCGTTAAATCATCGGGATAACGAAGTTGAGCGGCGCGGTCAGCTGCAAATTGCAGCTTCGTTAGTTCGAGTCCACAATAGTGGTCAGCGTTCGATTCTGCTGCAACGTCTGCAAAGACTTCACCAGCGGAAGCAGCGTGACGACGCACGCCATGGATACTTCCTTCTCGAACTTTGATACCCGCGGCGGAAAGCTTCACTAATCCTTTGAGGAACCGACCAGGAATAGAATCCGGGCCACATACTCTCAGCAGGCGCTCCCATTCATCATGGGCTTCCCAATAGAATCCCAGATTGAAATAGTCGATGGCATTCAGGTAATTACGATGTTCAACCCAATTATCTTCGGTCAGAGCTTTAGGGGGTTTGGGTTTATTACCATAGCTGTGACCTTTTGGATCGCGGTAAGGATGCGGCAGATTTTTACCGGGAACAAAAGTATATTCCGGTAGCCGGGATGAAGGTAATAAACGCACAACTTCAGCAACAGGAT
The Gimesia aquarii DNA segment above includes these coding regions:
- a CDS encoding DUF309 domain-containing protein, with the translated sequence MVYPVAEVVRLLPSSRLPEYTFVPGKNLPHPYRDPKGHSYGNKPKPPKALTEDNWVEHRNYLNAIDYFNLGFYWEAHDEWERLLRVCGPDSIPGRFLKGLVKLSAAGIKVREGSIHGVRRHAASAGEVFADVAAESNADHYCGLELTKLQFAADRAAQLRYPDDLTMGEPIRVFPFMLEPEPFPLG